In Serratia liquefaciens ATCC 27592, the genomic stretch TTGCTGCAGTTGGACGGGCCGAGCGGGGCGCTGACGCACGGCGTATTCACCGATCTGCTGGATAATCTGGAAGCCGGCGATCTGCTGGTGTTCAACAATACCCGGGTGATCCCGGCCCGCATGTTTGGCCGCAAGGTCAGCGGCGGCAAGATTGAAGTCCTGGTTGAACGCGTGCTGGATGACCATCGTGTGTTGGCGCACGTTCGCGCGTCGAAAGCGCCTAAGCCGGGCGCCGACCTGCTGCTGGGCGACGATGAAAGCATCGCCGCCACCATGGTAGCGCGTCACGATACGCTGTTCGAACTGCGTTTCAACGATGAGCGCGACGTGTTCACTATCCTCAATGCCGTCGGCCACATGCCGCTGCCACCTTATATCGATCGCCCGGACGAAGACGCTGACCGCGAGCTTTATCAGACGGTCTACAGCGAGAAGCCGGGTGCCGTCGCTGCGCCGACCGCCGGGCTGCACTTCGACGAGCCGCTGCTGGCCGCGCTGCGCGAGAAGGGCATCGAGATGGCCTTTGTCACGCTGCATGTGGGCGCCGGCACCTTCCAACCGGTGCGGGTGGAAACCATCGAAGAACACGTCATGCACGCCGAATATGCGGAAGTGCCGCAGGACGTGGTTGACGCGGTATTGGCCTGTAAAGCTCGCGGCAAGCGCGTGGTGGCGGTAGGCACGACCTCGGTGCGTTCCCTGGAAAGCGCCGCAAACGCCAGCAAGGAGGCGTTAATTGCCCCGTTCTTCGGCGACACCAGCATCTTTATCTTCCCCGGCTACCATTATCAGGTGGTTGACGCGCTGGTGACCAATTTCCACCTGCCGGAGTCCACGCTGATTATGCTGGTTTCCGCCTTTGCCGGTTATAAAAACACCATGAATGCTTATCAGCAGGCGGTGGCCGAGCAGTACCGATTCTTCAGCTATGGCGATGCGATGTTCATCAGCCGTAACCCGCAGGCGGAGCAAGAGTCCGTCGGCGCCTGATTTTCTGGGCTGCGCATCTGGCGCGGCCCTGTTTTAACGACATCAGACTGTTTCTCTGATGCTGGAGGCTTTGTGAAGTACGAATTAGACACTACCGATGGCCGCGCTCGCCGTGGCCGCCTGATCTTTGACCGTGGCGTGGTGGAAACCCCGGCCTTTATGCCTGTCGGCACCTACGGCACGGTAAAAGGCATGACGCCGGAAGAAGTGAAAGAGACCGGCGCGCAGATCCTGCTGGGCAACACCTTCCACCTGTGGCTGCGCCCAGGCCAGGAAATCATGAAGCTGCATGGCGATCTGCATGATTTCATGCAGTGGCATGGCCCGATCCTCACCGATTCCGGCGGCTTCCAGGTGTTCAGCCTGGGCGCAATGCGCAAGATTAAAGAGGAAGGCGTTCATTTCCGTAACCCGATCAACGGCGACAAGGTGTTCCTCAGCCCGGAAAAATCGATGGAAATCCAGTATGACCTGGGTTCCGACATCGTGATGATTTTCGACGAATGTACGCCGTACCCGGCAGATTGGGACTACGCCAAGCGTTCGATGGAAATGTCACTGCGCTGGGCGCAGCGCAGCCGCCAGCGTTTTGACGAACTGAATAATAAAAATGCGTTATTCGGCATTATTCAGGGCGGTGTTTACGAAGATTTACGTGATGTTTCAGTAAAAGGGCTGGTGGATATCGGTTTTGATGGTTACGCTGTGGGCGGCCTGGCGGTCGGTGAGCCAAAAGAGGATATGCACCGCATTCTTGAACATGTTTGCCCGCAAATTCCGGAAGATAAGCCGCGTTACCTGATGGGCGTCGGCAAGCCGGAAGACCTGGTTGAAGGCGTGCGTCGCGGTATCGATATGTTCGACTGCGTGATGCCAACGCGTAATGCCCGTAACGGCCATCTGTTCGTGACTGACGGTGTGGTAAAAATCCGTAATGCCAAGCACAAGGATGATACTTCTCCGCTGGATAAAGACTGTGATTGCTATACGTGTCGCAATTACAGCCGCGCCTACTTGCATCATCTCGATCGTTGCAACGAAATACTGGGTGCCCGATTGAACACCATTCATAACCTGCGTCACTACCAACGCCTGATGGCGGGTTTACGCGAGGCCATTGAACAGGGTAAATTAGAGCTGTTTGTTGCGGATTTCTACGGTCGGATCGGTAAACCGATTCCACCTTTAAACGCTTGAATTAATAATTGATAACTTAATGAGGGAATTTCAATGAGCTTTTTCATTTCTGACGCCGTCGCATCCGCAGGGGCTCCGGCTCAGGGAAGCCCGTACTCTCTGATCATTATGCTGGTGGTGTT encodes the following:
- the queA gene encoding tRNA preQ1(34) S-adenosylmethionine ribosyltransferase-isomerase QueA translates to MRVADFSFELPESLIARYPQSERSGCRLLQLDGPSGALTHGVFTDLLDNLEAGDLLVFNNTRVIPARMFGRKVSGGKIEVLVERVLDDHRVLAHVRASKAPKPGADLLLGDDESIAATMVARHDTLFELRFNDERDVFTILNAVGHMPLPPYIDRPDEDADRELYQTVYSEKPGAVAAPTAGLHFDEPLLAALREKGIEMAFVTLHVGAGTFQPVRVETIEEHVMHAEYAEVPQDVVDAVLACKARGKRVVAVGTTSVRSLESAANASKEALIAPFFGDTSIFIFPGYHYQVVDALVTNFHLPESTLIMLVSAFAGYKNTMNAYQQAVAEQYRFFSYGDAMFISRNPQAEQESVGA
- the tgt gene encoding tRNA guanosine(34) transglycosylase Tgt, yielding MKYELDTTDGRARRGRLIFDRGVVETPAFMPVGTYGTVKGMTPEEVKETGAQILLGNTFHLWLRPGQEIMKLHGDLHDFMQWHGPILTDSGGFQVFSLGAMRKIKEEGVHFRNPINGDKVFLSPEKSMEIQYDLGSDIVMIFDECTPYPADWDYAKRSMEMSLRWAQRSRQRFDELNNKNALFGIIQGGVYEDLRDVSVKGLVDIGFDGYAVGGLAVGEPKEDMHRILEHVCPQIPEDKPRYLMGVGKPEDLVEGVRRGIDMFDCVMPTRNARNGHLFVTDGVVKIRNAKHKDDTSPLDKDCDCYTCRNYSRAYLHHLDRCNEILGARLNTIHNLRHYQRLMAGLREAIEQGKLELFVADFYGRIGKPIPPLNA